From Cyanobium sp. ATX 6F1, a single genomic window includes:
- the ebsA gene encoding type IV pilus biogenesis protein EbsA: MASNNPTDVASHDAAQVALYAPYCSGVSREGVLDQAIHLLDQGRVSGQRVLKFGTPHVFELRWQAGTSPQERSSCQLSFPQLPEVLYSFSVPTHQLVLWLMDLIQDRDGGAEPDLPENFWRWLLVGEIPHSPVL, translated from the coding sequence ATGGCCTCCAACAACCCCACGGATGTGGCCTCCCATGACGCCGCCCAGGTGGCGCTCTATGCCCCCTATTGCAGTGGGGTCAGCCGGGAGGGGGTGCTGGATCAGGCCATCCATCTGCTCGATCAAGGACGGGTGAGCGGCCAACGGGTGCTGAAGTTCGGGACACCGCACGTGTTCGAGCTGCGCTGGCAAGCCGGCACCTCCCCCCAGGAACGCAGCAGCTGTCAGCTGAGCTTTCCCCAGCTGCCCGAAGTGCTCTACAGCTTTTCCGTTCCCACCCACCAGCTGGTGCTCTGGCTGATGGATCTGATCCAGGACCGTGACGGGGGTGCTGAACCCGACCTGCCTGAGAACTTCTGGCGCTGGCTTCTGGTCGGTGAGATCCCCCACAGTCCTGTGCTCTAG
- the map gene encoding type I methionyl aminopeptidase, with product MNLFAELLASTNAAATKAASSATQVGPRIQKSRRGVEIKSAREIETMRRASRIVATVLREITELAAPGLSTADLDRHAEQRIRELGATPSFKGYHGFPASICASINNEVVHGIPSAKRVIKAGDLVKIDTGAYFEGYHGDSCITLCVGEGISEETRRLSRVAQESLMKGLAQIKAGNTLLDIAGAVQDHVEAHGYAVVEDYTGHGVGRNLHEEPSVFNFRTKDLPNMKLRAGMTLAVEPILNAGSKDCRTLKDRWTVVTVDGSYSAQWEHTIAVTSDGCEILTDRDF from the coding sequence ATGAATCTCTTCGCGGAACTGCTGGCCTCCACCAACGCTGCGGCCACCAAGGCGGCCAGCAGCGCCACCCAGGTGGGTCCGCGGATCCAGAAGAGCCGCCGCGGGGTGGAGATCAAATCGGCCCGGGAGATCGAGACGATGCGCCGCGCCAGCCGCATCGTGGCCACGGTGCTGCGCGAGATCACCGAGTTGGCGGCGCCGGGCCTCTCCACCGCCGATCTCGATCGCCACGCCGAGCAGCGCATCCGTGAGCTGGGCGCCACGCCGAGCTTCAAGGGCTACCACGGCTTCCCCGCCAGCATCTGCGCCTCGATCAACAACGAAGTGGTGCATGGGATCCCCAGCGCCAAACGGGTGATCAAGGCCGGTGATCTGGTCAAGATCGACACCGGCGCCTACTTCGAGGGTTACCACGGCGACAGCTGCATCACCCTCTGCGTCGGGGAGGGCATCAGCGAGGAGACCCGCCGCCTCAGCCGTGTGGCCCAGGAATCACTGATGAAGGGTCTGGCCCAGATCAAGGCCGGCAACACCTTGCTCGACATCGCCGGGGCCGTTCAGGATCACGTCGAGGCCCACGGCTATGCCGTGGTGGAGGACTACACCGGCCATGGCGTCGGCCGCAACCTGCACGAAGAGCCTTCGGTGTTCAACTTCCGCACCAAAGACCTGCCCAACATGAAGCTGCGCGCCGGCATGACCCTGGCGGTGGAGCCGATCCTCAACGCCGGTTCCAAGGACTGCCGCACCCTCAAGGACCGTTGGACCGTGGTCACCGTGGACGGCTCCTATTCCGCCCAGTGGGAGCACACCATCGCCGTCACCAGTGACGGCTGCGAGATCCTCACCGACCGGGATTTCTAG
- the rplS gene encoding 50S ribosomal protein L19: MAAESNELNETAAVAVAEPPATAVKTGKLSAYELIRAFEAEQLKSDLPEIYVGDTVRVGVRISEGNKERIQPYEGVVIAKRHGGLNETITVRRIFQGIGVERVFMLHSPQVASVKVERRGKVRRAKLFYLRDRVGKATRVKQRFDR, encoded by the coding sequence ATGGCAGCGGAATCCAACGAGTTGAACGAAACGGCAGCTGTTGCCGTGGCCGAGCCCCCGGCGACGGCGGTGAAAACCGGCAAGCTCAGCGCCTACGAGCTGATCCGCGCCTTCGAAGCCGAGCAGCTCAAGAGCGACCTGCCTGAGATCTACGTGGGCGACACCGTGCGGGTCGGTGTACGCATCAGTGAGGGCAACAAGGAGCGCATCCAGCCCTACGAGGGCGTGGTGATCGCCAAGCGCCACGGTGGCCTCAACGAGACCATCACCGTGCGCCGCATCTTCCAGGGCATCGGCGTGGAGCGGGTGTTCATGCTCCACAGCCCCCAGGTGGCTTCCGTGAAGGTGGAGCGGCGCGGTAAGGTGCGTCGAGCGAAGCTCTTTTATCTGCGCGATCGGGTGGGCAAGGCCACCCGCGTCAAGCAGCGCTTCGATCGCTGA
- a CDS encoding YajQ family cyclic di-GMP-binding protein → MADTYSFDVVSDFDRQELVNAVDQVRREVGQRYDLKDSKTEIELEEGSLTITTASDMTLEAVVDVLRQKATKRELSLKIFDFQTPEPVGGNRVQQKVLLRKGLSQELAKKLSKTVRDQLKKVTVAIQGDSLRVTGKNKDDLQQAIQLLRAEDLELPLQFENFR, encoded by the coding sequence ATGGCCGACACCTACTCCTTTGATGTGGTCTCCGATTTCGATCGCCAGGAGCTGGTCAATGCCGTGGACCAGGTGCGCCGCGAGGTGGGCCAGCGCTACGACCTCAAGGATTCCAAAACCGAGATCGAGCTGGAGGAGGGCAGCCTCACGATCACCACCGCCAGCGACATGACGTTGGAGGCCGTGGTCGATGTGCTGCGCCAGAAGGCCACCAAACGGGAGCTGTCGCTCAAGATCTTCGACTTCCAGACCCCCGAGCCCGTGGGCGGCAACCGGGTGCAGCAGAAAGTGCTGCTGCGCAAGGGCCTCAGCCAGGAGCTGGCCAAAAAGCTCTCCAAGACGGTGCGTGATCAGCTCAAGAAGGTGACCGTCGCGATCCAGGGGGACAGCCTGCGGGTCACCGGCAAGAACAAGGACGACCTGCAACAGGCGATCCAGCTGTTGCGCGCCGAGGATCTGGAGCTGCCGCTGCAGTTCGAGAACTTCCGCTGA
- the gltX gene encoding glutamate--tRNA ligase, whose translation MAVAGPVRVRLAPSPTGTLHIGTARTAVFNWLFARRHGGQFLLRIEDTDRERSRPEFTTNILEGLSWLGLSWDGEPVIQSERIEAHRQAIAQLLESGHAYRCYASEAELTAMREAQAAASKAPRYDNRHRDLSTEQEQAFIAEGRPSVIRFRIDDAATVEWNDLVRGAMRWAGADLGGDMVIARRAPAGAIGDPLYNLVVVVDDAAMAISHVIRGEDHIANTAKQILLYQALGLALPQFAHTPLILNQEGRKLSKRDGVTSVSEFRAMGYTAEALANYMTLLGWSPPEGMGERFSLEQAAAVFDFERVNRAGARFDWDKLNWINGQVLHGLGAAELRRQLLPLWQAQGWGADGAIGSDPGWQEQLTELLGPSLTLLADGVEQARPFFERPELNEAARAQLETEGARPALAALRAALAAQGAASLGPEEAQALLGAAATAAGVKKGVLMKSLRAALLGSLQGPDLVATWCLLHPSGEDLARLGRSL comes from the coding sequence GTGGCGGTTGCCGGACCTGTTCGGGTGCGCCTGGCCCCCAGTCCCACCGGCACCCTGCACATCGGCACCGCCCGCACGGCGGTGTTCAACTGGCTGTTCGCCCGCCGCCACGGGGGCCAGTTCCTGCTGCGCATCGAGGACACCGACCGGGAGCGCTCCAGGCCGGAATTCACCACCAACATCCTTGAGGGCCTCTCCTGGCTGGGGCTGTCCTGGGACGGCGAACCGGTGATCCAGAGCGAGCGGATCGAGGCCCACCGCCAGGCGATCGCGCAGCTGCTGGAGAGCGGCCACGCCTACCGCTGCTACGCCAGCGAGGCGGAACTCACGGCGATGCGCGAGGCCCAGGCCGCCGCCAGCAAAGCCCCGCGCTACGACAACCGCCACCGGGACCTGAGCACCGAGCAGGAGCAGGCCTTCATCGCCGAGGGCCGCCCGAGCGTGATCCGCTTCCGCATCGACGACGCCGCCACGGTCGAATGGAACGACCTGGTGCGCGGGGCGATGCGCTGGGCCGGCGCCGACCTGGGGGGCGACATGGTGATCGCCCGGCGCGCCCCTGCTGGCGCCATCGGCGATCCCCTCTACAACCTGGTGGTGGTGGTGGACGACGCGGCGATGGCGATCAGCCACGTGATCCGCGGCGAGGACCACATCGCCAACACCGCCAAGCAGATCCTGCTGTATCAGGCCCTGGGCCTGGCGCTGCCGCAGTTCGCCCACACGCCCCTGATCCTCAACCAGGAGGGCCGCAAGCTCTCCAAGCGCGACGGCGTCACCTCCGTGTCGGAGTTCCGCGCCATGGGCTACACCGCCGAAGCCCTGGCCAACTACATGACCCTGCTGGGCTGGTCGCCGCCGGAGGGCATGGGGGAGCGCTTCAGCCTGGAGCAGGCGGCGGCGGTGTTCGATTTCGAGCGCGTGAACCGGGCCGGGGCCCGCTTCGACTGGGACAAGCTGAACTGGATCAACGGCCAGGTGCTGCACGGCCTCGGGGCCGCCGAGTTGCGCCGCCAGCTGCTGCCGCTGTGGCAGGCGCAAGGTTGGGGCGCTGACGGGGCGATCGGGAGCGATCCGGGGTGGCAGGAGCAGCTCACGGAGCTGCTGGGGCCCTCACTCACCCTGCTGGCCGATGGCGTCGAGCAGGCCAGGCCCTTCTTCGAGCGGCCGGAACTGAACGAGGCCGCCCGCGCCCAGCTGGAAACCGAGGGGGCCAGGCCGGCGCTGGCGGCGCTGCGGGCGGCGCTGGCGGCCCAGGGGGCGGCGTCCCTGGGGCCCGAAGAGGCCCAGGCGCTTCTGGGGGCCGCGGCCACCGCCGCGGGCGTCAAGAAAGGGGTGCTGATGAAAAGCCTGCGGGCCGCCCTGCTCGGCAGCCTGCAGGGCCCCGATCTGGTGGCCACCTGGTGCCTACTCCACCCCAGTGGCGAGGACCTCGCCCGGCTCGGGCGCAGCCTCTGA
- a CDS encoding phosphotransacetylase family protein has translation MAPTLLIGSCHPFSGKSAVVLGLGRQLVQQGLALRFGKPLATSCTPDPDQESIELIDDDVRFVGSILGLAPEQLLPSLDLLEPATALARLLEGRRSSGPGFELLQRRLGAFSDGVTLLEAAGTLSEGLLYGLNLSRLAEAFAAPVVLVHRWEDSLSIDALLEAQQQLGEHLAGVVLNSVNPDQVGELRAELVPALEALGLPVFGVMPRSPLLRSVTVEELAGRLGARVLCCRERLDLLVETLSIGAMNVNSAMEFFRRRRNMAVVTGADRTDIQLAALEASTQCLILTGASEPLPQLINRAEELEVPILKVEHDTLTTVEVVERAFGHARLHESVKATYAFKLVQEHCSFNRLFDRLRLPQRA, from the coding sequence ATGGCCCCCACGCTTCTGATTGGTTCCTGTCACCCGTTCAGTGGCAAATCGGCTGTGGTGCTTGGCCTGGGGAGGCAACTGGTGCAGCAGGGGCTGGCCTTGCGCTTCGGCAAACCCCTGGCCACCAGCTGCACGCCCGACCCCGATCAGGAGTCGATCGAGCTGATCGACGACGACGTGCGTTTCGTGGGCAGCATCCTTGGCCTGGCTCCCGAGCAGCTGCTGCCCTCCCTCGATCTGCTGGAGCCCGCCACCGCCCTGGCCCGCCTGCTGGAGGGGCGCCGCAGCTCCGGGCCGGGCTTCGAGCTGCTGCAGCGGCGGCTGGGGGCCTTCAGTGACGGGGTCACCCTGCTGGAGGCCGCCGGAACCCTCAGTGAAGGTCTGCTCTATGGCCTCAACCTCAGCCGCCTGGCCGAGGCCTTCGCGGCCCCTGTGGTGCTCGTGCACCGCTGGGAGGACAGCCTCAGCATCGATGCGCTGCTGGAGGCCCAGCAGCAGCTGGGGGAGCACCTGGCCGGTGTGGTGCTCAATTCCGTCAACCCTGACCAGGTGGGCGAACTGCGCGCCGAACTGGTGCCCGCCCTGGAAGCTCTGGGGCTGCCGGTGTTCGGTGTGATGCCGCGCAGCCCGCTGCTGCGCAGCGTCACCGTTGAAGAGCTGGCGGGGCGCCTGGGGGCGCGGGTGCTCTGCTGCCGCGAGCGCCTCGATCTGCTGGTGGAAACCCTCAGCATCGGGGCGATGAACGTCAACTCGGCGATGGAATTCTTCCGCCGCCGCCGCAACATGGCCGTGGTCACCGGCGCCGACCGCACCGACATCCAGCTGGCGGCCCTCGAGGCCTCCACCCAGTGCCTGATCCTCACGGGCGCCAGCGAGCCCCTGCCACAGCTGATCAACCGCGCCGAGGAACTGGAGGTGCCGATCCTCAAGGTGGAGCACGACACCCTCACCACCGTGGAGGTGGTCGAGCGGGCCTTCGGCCACGCCCGCCTGCACGAATCAGTCAAGGCCACCTACGCCTTCAAGCTGGTGCAGGAGCACTGCTCGTTCAACCGATTGTTCGATCGGCTGAGGTTGCCCCAGCGGGCCTGA
- a CDS encoding peptidase — translation MATPAPFRRLHGLIAPVVLTPLLLTVCSGMAYRLLKDWAGLSRDQVHLLMVLHEGEWLGSRFESVYVLLNGLGLLWMLATGAGLLVQKWRKPAPRKAEP, via the coding sequence ATGGCCACCCCGGCGCCGTTCCGCCGCCTCCATGGCCTGATCGCCCCGGTGGTGCTCACACCGCTGCTGCTCACGGTCTGCAGCGGCATGGCCTACCGCCTGCTCAAGGACTGGGCCGGCCTGAGCCGCGACCAGGTGCACCTGCTGATGGTGCTGCACGAGGGGGAATGGCTGGGCAGCCGCTTCGAGAGCGTCTACGTGCTGCTCAACGGCCTCGGGCTGCTGTGGATGCTGGCGACCGGGGCGGGGCTGCTGGTGCAGAAGTGGCGTAAGCCAGCTCCCAGAAAAGCGGAACCCTGA
- a CDS encoding cation:proton antiporter, giving the protein MAQLLAQLSGLPTVVLLLASGLLIGRAGFDLVDPELLGSGLEPIVGLLVSLVLFDGGLNLRLAGREPRQTLLRIVLVRGLLGLVGSAALAHDLAGLDWPVALVFGAIVLATGPTVITPMVQQMRLKASLAQVLEAEGLVLEPFSAVLAALLLELALGELDSWGDLAGALVLRIGGGALAGALAGFLLAAVLQRLPVTGERSGMVRLQVTLGVLFLLFSGAEALLPEAGLPAAVTAGVVVGWRLDTEADQLDVLIRQMAQLAITMLFPLLAADVSWGELSPLGWGGVGCVLGLMLLRLLLVQVAGVGLPLGGREKLLLSWIAPRGIVTAAVASLFAIRLEEAGVPGASLLKGLVFLTILLTVGLQGFTAPALARRLELVDPEPEATAGGSANGASEAAPEPGEVLATGVE; this is encoded by the coding sequence ATGGCCCAGCTGCTCGCTCAGCTCAGCGGGCTGCCCACGGTGGTGCTGCTGCTGGCCTCGGGCCTGCTGATCGGCCGCGCCGGCTTCGACCTGGTCGATCCTGAGCTGCTCGGCTCCGGCCTCGAGCCGATCGTGGGGCTGCTGGTGAGTCTGGTGCTGTTCGATGGCGGGCTCAACCTGCGCCTGGCGGGCCGCGAGCCCCGCCAGACCCTGCTGCGGATCGTGCTGGTGCGGGGCCTGCTGGGGCTCGTGGGCAGCGCCGCCCTGGCCCACGATCTGGCCGGCCTCGACTGGCCCGTGGCCCTGGTGTTCGGGGCGATCGTGCTGGCCACCGGCCCCACGGTGATCACACCGATGGTGCAGCAGATGCGCCTGAAGGCCTCCCTGGCCCAGGTGCTGGAGGCCGAAGGCCTCGTGCTCGAACCGTTCAGCGCCGTGCTGGCGGCCCTGCTGCTGGAGCTCGCCCTCGGTGAACTGGACAGCTGGGGGGATCTCGCCGGTGCCCTGGTCCTGCGGATCGGCGGTGGTGCCCTCGCCGGCGCCCTGGCGGGCTTCCTGCTGGCGGCCGTGCTCCAGCGCCTGCCCGTCACCGGCGAGCGCAGCGGCATGGTGCGCCTGCAGGTCACCCTTGGCGTGCTGTTTCTGCTGTTCAGCGGCGCTGAGGCCCTGCTGCCCGAGGCGGGGCTGCCGGCCGCCGTCACCGCTGGGGTGGTGGTGGGTTGGCGCCTCGATACCGAAGCCGATCAGCTCGATGTCCTAATCCGTCAGATGGCCCAGCTGGCGATCACGATGCTGTTCCCGTTGCTGGCGGCGGATGTCTCCTGGGGGGAGCTGAGCCCCCTGGGCTGGGGCGGCGTGGGCTGCGTGCTCGGGCTGATGCTGCTGCGGCTGCTGCTGGTGCAGGTGGCGGGCGTGGGCCTGCCCCTGGGCGGCCGCGAGAAGCTCCTGCTGAGCTGGATCGCCCCCCGGGGTATCGTCACCGCCGCCGTGGCCAGCCTGTTCGCCATCCGCCTCGAGGAGGCCGGGGTGCCAGGGGCCAGCCTGCTCAAGGGCCTGGTGTTCCTGACGATCCTGCTCACCGTGGGGCTCCAGGGCTTCACCGCCCCGGCCCTGGCCCGGCGCCTGGAGCTCGTGGATCCCGAACCCGAAGCCACCGCAGGCGGCTCGGCCAACGGCGCCTCAGAGGCTGCGCCCGAGCCGGGCGAGGTCCTCGCCACTGGGGTGGAGTAG
- a CDS encoding NfeD family protein has protein sequence MAPLFWLAMAGVLFLIEVSIPGFGGFEIAAVAALLVSALTALVGLPVSMQVVVFALISLLGSAALWRWSSRQPSKLERLAPADDRAEVIAAFDAQGRGRVRWQGQSWAAESLDEPRRLEPGDQVVVMRRVGTRLEVMASES, from the coding sequence ATGGCCCCACTGTTCTGGCTGGCGATGGCCGGGGTGCTGTTCCTGATCGAAGTGAGCATCCCCGGGTTCGGGGGCTTCGAGATCGCGGCGGTGGCCGCCCTGCTGGTGTCGGCGCTCACGGCCCTGGTGGGCCTGCCGGTGTCGATGCAGGTGGTGGTCTTTGCCCTGATCAGCCTGCTGGGCAGCGCGGCGCTGTGGCGCTGGTCGAGCCGGCAGCCCTCGAAGCTGGAGCGCCTCGCCCCCGCCGACGACCGGGCCGAGGTGATCGCCGCCTTCGACGCCCAGGGGCGCGGCCGGGTGCGCTGGCAGGGCCAGAGCTGGGCCGCCGAAAGCCTCGATGAACCCAGGCGGCTTGAGCCCGGTGATCAGGTGGTGGTGATGCGTCGGGTGGGCACGCGGCTGGAGGTGATGGCCTCGGAATCCTGA
- a CDS encoding SPFH domain-containing protein, which translates to MEVLFSLPALVLLGFLGVGSAKITNGGRSMLVERLGKFDRELKPGLSLVLPVVERVVSNESLKERVLDIPPQQCITKDNVSIEVDAVVYWQLLEHAKAYYALDNLQSAMVNLVLTQIRSEMGKLDLDQTFSTRSEVNEVLLHELDQATDPWGVKVTRVEMRDIVPSPGVQQAMEMQMSAEREKRAAILRSEGERESQVNAAKGRAEALVLDAKAQQEALLLGSEAQAQQQKVLAIARAEAAAELARVIEAHPAGAEGLRLLLAMDWTSMGKEMAKTPGGSVLMVDPQSPASLLTALRGLQEKG; encoded by the coding sequence ATGGAAGTGCTGTTTTCGCTGCCGGCGCTGGTGCTGCTCGGGTTTCTGGGAGTGGGCAGCGCCAAGATCACCAACGGCGGGCGCTCGATGCTGGTGGAGCGCCTGGGCAAGTTCGACCGGGAACTCAAGCCGGGCCTGTCGCTGGTGCTGCCCGTGGTCGAACGGGTCGTCAGCAACGAGTCGCTCAAGGAGCGGGTGCTCGACATTCCCCCCCAGCAGTGCATCACCAAGGACAACGTCTCGATCGAGGTGGATGCGGTGGTCTACTGGCAGCTGCTCGAGCATGCCAAGGCCTACTACGCCCTCGACAACCTGCAGTCGGCGATGGTGAATCTGGTGCTCACCCAGATCCGCTCGGAGATGGGCAAGCTCGACCTCGACCAGACCTTCTCCACCCGCTCGGAGGTGAACGAAGTGCTGCTCCATGAGCTTGATCAGGCCACCGATCCCTGGGGCGTGAAGGTCACCCGGGTGGAGATGCGCGACATCGTGCCGTCCCCGGGGGTGCAGCAGGCGATGGAGATGCAGATGAGCGCCGAGCGCGAGAAGCGCGCCGCGATCCTGCGCTCCGAAGGGGAGCGGGAGTCACAGGTGAATGCGGCCAAGGGGCGGGCCGAGGCCCTGGTGCTCGATGCCAAGGCCCAGCAGGAGGCCCTGCTGCTGGGTTCCGAAGCCCAGGCCCAGCAGCAGAAGGTGTTGGCCATTGCCCGCGCCGAGGCGGCCGCCGAGCTGGCGCGTGTGATCGAAGCCCACCCGGCGGGCGCCGAAGGCCTGCGCCTGTTGCTGGCCATGGACTGGACCTCCATGGGCAAGGAGATGGCCAAGACCCCCGGTGGCAGCGTGCTGATGGTCGACCCCCAGAGTCCCGCCTCCCTGCTCACCGCTCTCAGGGGGCTGCAGGAGAAGGGCTGA
- a CDS encoding short-chain dehydrogenase: MNLLEALLGRALPLAGRRVAVSGAGGSLGRALLLELQRRGATPIALTSSAAPLELRDSEGQLLALEQVPWRCGEESALAQLLEGVDILVINHGINVHGERSPGAVERSLEVNALSAWRLLELFVATCERQGRPDPAAPIKEVWVNTSEAEVQPALSPLYELSKRLLGELLSLRQLDAPGAPWRLRRLVLGPFRSALNPIGVMPAGFVARQVLAQASCGLGLIIVTPNLLTYLTMPLAAVWRRLYFGLVTRRQTDAGP; this comes from the coding sequence ATGAATCTGCTTGAGGCGCTCCTGGGCCGGGCCCTGCCCCTGGCGGGCCGGCGGGTGGCGGTGAGCGGAGCGGGGGGAAGCCTTGGCCGGGCGCTGCTGCTGGAGCTCCAGCGCCGCGGCGCCACACCGATCGCCCTCACCAGTTCGGCGGCGCCCCTGGAGCTGCGGGACAGCGAAGGCCAGCTGCTGGCTCTCGAGCAGGTGCCCTGGCGCTGCGGCGAGGAGAGCGCCCTGGCGCAGCTGCTGGAGGGGGTGGACATCCTGGTGATCAACCACGGCATCAATGTCCATGGGGAGCGCAGCCCCGGGGCGGTGGAGCGCTCCCTGGAAGTGAATGCCCTGAGCGCCTGGCGACTGCTGGAGCTGTTCGTGGCGACCTGCGAACGCCAGGGCCGGCCCGATCCGGCCGCGCCGATCAAGGAGGTGTGGGTGAACACCTCGGAGGCGGAGGTGCAGCCGGCGTTGAGTCCGCTCTATGAGCTCAGCAAGCGCCTGCTGGGGGAACTGCTGAGCCTGCGTCAGCTGGATGCCCCGGGGGCCCCCTGGCGCCTGCGGCGGCTGGTGCTGGGGCCGTTCCGCTCCGCCCTCAACCCGATCGGGGTGATGCCGGCGGGCTTCGTGGCCCGCCAAGTGCTGGCCCAGGCCAGCTGCGGCCTCGGGCTGATCATCGTCACCCCCAATCTGCTCACCTACCTCACGATGCCCCTGGCTGCGGTGTGGCGGCGGCTTTACTTCGGTCTGGTCACCCGGCGCCAAACGGACGCTGGGCCCTAG
- a CDS encoding DNA-protecting protein DprA translates to MTRSLDLPALDRIDTLAQELAMLQDTGKRRIAILGSRHVPVVSIHLVELVARSLAQEGHNLVTSGSLGVNAAVIRGVLEVDPSRLTVLLPQSLERQPSESRDQLERVLHLVEKPEHDELPLPMASSLCNQEIIGRCDQLICYAFHDSETLLTSCHAAEDMGKVVSLMFFD, encoded by the coding sequence TTGACTCGGTCCCTTGATCTACCGGCCCTCGACCGGATCGACACCCTGGCCCAGGAGCTGGCGATGCTCCAGGACACGGGCAAACGGCGCATCGCCATCCTCGGCAGCCGTCACGTGCCGGTGGTCTCGATCCACCTGGTGGAGCTGGTGGCGCGGTCCCTGGCCCAGGAGGGGCACAATCTGGTCACCTCGGGCTCGTTGGGGGTGAACGCCGCCGTCATTCGCGGTGTGCTGGAGGTGGACCCCAGCCGGCTGACGGTGCTGCTGCCCCAGAGCCTGGAGCGCCAGCCCAGCGAATCCCGCGACCAGCTGGAGCGGGTGCTGCACCTGGTCGAGAAGCCCGAGCACGACGAACTGCCCCTGCCGATGGCCAGCAGCCTCTGCAACCAGGAGATCATCGGCCGCTGCGACCAGCTGATCTGTTACGCCTTCCACGACAGCGAGACCCTGCTCACCAGCTGCCACGCCGCCGAGGACATGGGCAAGGTGGTCAGCCTGATGTTCTTCGACTGA
- a CDS encoding MAPEG family protein, with protein sequence MPLTAAAPFAWSLVLAGAVVIVSLVPLALGRSRADFSVADLAAPRAMFERLPAWGQRASWAHQNAFEAFTLHAPACLLCLVAGVNAPAALVAAWAHPLLRLAYNGAYVANVPPLRSLCWIGALLATAVLYSEGLKAVLAAA encoded by the coding sequence ATGCCCCTGACTGCCGCTGCCCCCTTCGCCTGGTCGCTGGTGCTGGCCGGCGCCGTGGTGATCGTGAGCCTGGTGCCGCTGGCCCTGGGCCGCTCCCGGGCTGATTTCAGCGTCGCCGATCTGGCGGCACCGCGGGCGATGTTCGAGCGGCTGCCGGCCTGGGGGCAGCGGGCCAGCTGGGCCCACCAGAACGCCTTCGAGGCGTTCACGCTCCATGCCCCGGCCTGCCTGCTCTGCCTGGTCGCCGGGGTGAACGCGCCGGCGGCGCTGGTGGCCGCCTGGGCCCATCCGCTGCTGCGCCTGGCCTACAACGGCGCCTATGTGGCCAACGTGCCTCCCCTGCGCAGCCTCTGCTGGATCGGCGCGCTGCTCGCCACGGCGGTGCTGTATTCCGAAGGGCTCAAGGCGGTGCTGGCGGCGGCTTGA
- a CDS encoding hyperconserved protein Hcp encodes MELDLQPGDVVKVLESAALGWVRARVIRVKSGGRVVVQSDQGREFTARGNQVRLIEPAGFRP; translated from the coding sequence ATGGAGTTGGATCTACAACCCGGTGATGTGGTCAAGGTGCTCGAATCCGCCGCCCTCGGCTGGGTTCGGGCCCGGGTGATCCGGGTCAAATCAGGCGGGCGTGTGGTCGTCCAGAGCGACCAGGGTCGGGAATTCACCGCCCGCGGCAACCAGGTGCGGCTGATCGAGCCGGCAGGGTTCCGCCCCTGA
- a CDS encoding NADPH-dependent FMN reductase, with translation MLILTASNGKNRALAELVAERAQALGHGSELIDLVALDLPLFTPVRQAAGAGEPLEILAAVLRQQQRLWVCAPEYNGSLPPTLVNAIAWLSTSTADFRALFQGVPVALSSHSGGGGQKVVSAMRLQFAHLGAVVIGRELLSSATKAANPESIDAMVSELHRLEPPALG, from the coding sequence ATGCTCATCCTCACGGCCAGCAACGGCAAGAATCGCGCCCTGGCGGAGCTGGTGGCCGAGCGCGCCCAGGCCCTGGGCCACGGCTCCGAGCTGATTGATCTGGTGGCGCTCGATCTGCCGCTGTTCACCCCGGTGCGCCAGGCCGCGGGCGCAGGCGAGCCCCTGGAGATCCTGGCGGCGGTCCTGCGTCAGCAGCAGCGCCTCTGGGTCTGCGCGCCGGAATACAACGGCAGCCTGCCCCCCACCTTGGTGAACGCGATCGCCTGGCTCTCCACCAGCACGGCCGATTTCCGCGCCCTGTTCCAGGGGGTGCCGGTGGCCCTCTCCAGCCACAGCGGCGGCGGCGGCCAGAAGGTGGTCAGCGCTATGCGCCTGCAGTTCGCCCATCTGGGGGCCGTGGTGATCGGCCGCGAACTGCTCAGCTCCGCCACCAAAGCGGCGAACCCCGAGAGCATCGACGCCATGGTCAGCGAACTGCACCGACTGGAGCCCCCGGCCCTCGGTTGA